From Oryza sativa Japonica Group chromosome 4, ASM3414082v1, one genomic window encodes:
- the LOC107276858 gene encoding BTB/POZ and MATH domain-containing protein 4, protein MSTSTPPPLAASRQEQPAGDCPPPPRPTTAFDDTLYATNKKVLTMHIDSYKEATKLAANGMNIKSPNLDAGGHSWHILVYPNGRLPGTTDSMSLFLQLADAPDDGGYVKFEYQFMLEIHSGDSRGLEFMSGGVVAAANKRWNAHGFERFVSREDLGKRGFVKADRFQIRCDVIVLEKKPSMLPVVETPPPSGGHNP, encoded by the exons ATGTCCACGTCGACGCCGCCTCCGCTAGCGGCAAGCCGCCAAGAGCAGCCAGCCGGCGACTGTCCGCCACCTCCGCGCCCTACCACCGCCTTCGATGATACTTTGTACGCGACCAACAAGAAGGTCCTCACGATGCACATCGACAGCTACAAGGAGGCGACGAAGCTGGCGGCCAACGGCATGAACATCAAGTCCCCCAAtctcgacgccggcggccacTCATGGCACATCCTCGTCTACCCCAACGGCAGGCTCCCCGGCACCACGGACTCCATGTCGCTCTTCCTCCAGCTCGCCGATGCCCCAGACGATGGCGGGTACGTGAAGTTCGAGTACCAGTTCATGCTGGAAATACACAGCGGCGACAGCCGCGGGCTGGAGTTTATGTCCGGcggagtcgtcgccgccgccaacaagAGGTGGAACGCGCACGGCTTCGAGCGGTTCGTGTCACGTGAAGATCTCGGCAAGAGGGGCTTCGTCAAGGCTGATCGCTTCCAGATCCGCTGCGACGTCATCGTCTTGGAAAAGAAGCCGTCGATGCTGCCGGTCGTCGAGACACCGCCGCCCTCGG GTGGGCATAACCCTTAG